Within the Stenotrophomonas maltophilia genome, the region TGGCGTCCACCGGGCCGACGGGCGTGCTGCCTGAAATAGCCGCACGCGCCGATGAGGCCATCGCCATCCGCCACGACCTGCATCGACACCCGGAGCTCGCCTTCGAGGAGCATCGCACCAGCGCACGCGTAGCCGAACTCCTGCAGCAGTGGGGCTATACGGTGACCACGGGCGTCGGTGGAACCGGTGTGGTCGGAACGCTGCAGCGGGGTCAGGGCAGCCGAAGGCTCGGGCTTCGCGCCGACATCGATGCGCTGCCGATCCAGGAGGCGTCCGGGCTGCCCTATGCCAGCCAGAACGAAGGACGGATGCACGCCTGCGGTCATGATGGCCACACTGCGATCCTGCTGTCGGCGGCGCATTACCTGGCCCGGCACGGGCGCATCGATGGCACCCTGCAACTGGTGTTCCAGCCGGCGGAAGAAACCGGCTCCGGTGCGTCAAGGATGCTCGCCGACGGTCTGTTCGAGCGCTTTCCGGTGGATGCGATCTACGGACTGCACAACTGGCCGGGTGTGCCGGTGGGGCACTTCGGCTTCGTCGACGGACCGGCGATGGCATCGGTCGACTGGGCACGGTTGAGGGTGATCGGCAAGGGCGGGCATGGTGCGGAGCCACAGGGAAGCGTGGATCCGATCCTCGCCGCCGCGCACATCGTCACTGCACTGCAGAGTGTGGTGTCGCGCAATGTGGACCCGCGGCAGATGGGCGTGGTGACGGTCGGTTCGATCCACGGTGGGCAGGCGGCCAACGTGATTCCCGACGTGGTGGAGCTGACGCTGACCGTACGCGCCTATCTGCCCGACGTTCGCGACACGCTGCGCCGTCGCGTGACCGAGCTTGCCGAGCAGACCGCCGCCGCGTTCGGGGCGCGCGCCGAGATCGAGTTCCCGCGTGGCTTCCCGAGCGTGATCAACCATCCGCAGCAGACCGCCTATATCCGTGAGGTGGCGCTGCAGGGATTCGGCGCAGGGCAGGTGCTGGATGCCTTCGCGCCGCGCACCGCCAGCGAGGACTTCGCCTTCCTGCTGCAGGCCCGGCCCGGAAGCTTCGTGTTCGTCGGCAACGGTGACAGTGCATCGCTGCACAGCCCGCGCTACGTGTTCAACGATGCGGTCATCGCTCCCGCCGCCAGCCTCTGGGCGCGGCTGGCCGAACACTATCTGGTGGAGGACGCAGCATGAGTACGGCACCGTTCGAGGAGCGCTTCCTCTACACCTCGGTGGACGATCCACTGGCGCGGCCGCTGTTCGATGGGCTCGAACAGGAGTACGACAGTCGTTACGCCGATGTGCGGCGACGCATCGGTGGCAGTGCGCGCGAGGAGCTGCAACGCTATCCAGCGCAGGCATTCGCTGCGCCGGTGGGAGCGTTCGTGCTGCTGCTGCGTGAGGGCGTGGCCATTTCCGGCGGCGCGTTCATGCCTCACCGCGACCCGGATACGGCCGAGTTCAAGCGCATCTGGACACTGCCTGGCCTGCGCCGCCAGGGCATCGCCCGGCGGGTACTGCAGGAGCTTGAAGACCAGGCCGCACGCCAGGGCTATCGCCGCGTGTACCTGACCACCGGCTTCCGCCAGCCTGAGGCGGTCGGCCTGTACCTGAGCCATGGCTACACCGCACTGTTCGATCTGTCTGCCGACCCGGAATCGATCGCCCATCTGCCGTTCGAGAAGCAGCTGCGGGCACCGGCGCGTCCGCCGGCATCAAGCACTGCCGCCGTGCAGGGAGTCCACGCATGAGTACGCCGTCCACCGCGATCGAGGGTCTGGCCGCGCGTCCGGCACCGGCATTGAAGATCGTGCCGGCGCGGCATCCGCTGCAGGTGTTCGGCACGGTCCTGGCGCTGGCGTTGATCCTGATCGGACTGCAGTCGGTACTCGGCAATCCACGTTGGGGCTGGGGCACCTTCGCCGAGTGGTTCTTCGCCCGCCCGGTGCTGGAAGGGCTGGGTCGCACGCTGTTGCTGACCGCGCTCGGCACCGGCCTGGGCTTCGCGCTGGGCACGCTGCTGGCGCTGGCACGGGTATCCGGCTCGCCGTTGCTGTCGGCGGTATCGTGGGGCTACGTCTGGTTGTTCCGTTCGATTCCACTGCTGGTGCTGTTGCTGCTGCTGAACAATCTGGGCTATCTGTACAGCACGATCGAACTGGGCATTCCGTTCACCGGCATCAGCCTGTTCTCGTATCCCACCACCCAGCTGATCGGTGTGTTCACGGCTGCGGTGCTGGGCCTGACACTGAACCAGGCGGCGTTCTCGGCCGAGGTGATCCGCGGTGGCATCCTCTCGGTCGATCACGGCCAGTATGAAGCAGCGGCCGCGCTGGGCCTGCCGCGCGGCCGCCAGGTGCGGCGCATCATCCTGCCGCAGGCGATGCGCTCGATCCTGCCGGCCGCCTTCAACGATGTGATCGGCCTGGCCAAGAGCACGTCGGTGGTCTACGTGCTGGCGTTGCCGGAGCTGTTCTACACCGTGCAGGTGATCTACCGCCGCAACCTGGAGGTGGTGCCACTGCTGATGGTGGCCACGGTCTGGTACCTGGTGATCCTGACCGTGCTGTCGCTGCTGCAGCGGCGCGTGGAGCAGCGCTTCGCGCGTGGCCAGCTGCAGCGTGAGCGCAGCGTGTCGCGGGTATCCTCGCCCGCGCCGCGTGCGGCATCGCCGGCTGCGGTGCGGCCGCGCATCGCGAGCGCGGCCGAGGCCGGACAGGGAGCGCCGATATCGCTGCACGGTGTCGGCAAGGCGTTCGACGGGCAGCCGGTACTGGAGGACATCACCCTGGAACTGCGCGGCGGCAGCGTAACGGTGCTGATCGGCCCGTCCGGTGCCGGCAAGTCGACCCTGCTGCGGCTGATCAACCACCTGGAGCGCGCCGACAACGGCTTCGTCAGCGTCGGTGGCCAGCTGATCGGCTATCGCCGTGACGGCGACACCCTGTACGAGCTGCCGGAGCGCGAGATCCGCCGCCGTCGTGCCGAGGTGGGCATGGTGTTCCAGGGCTTCAACCTGTTCCCTCACCTGACCGCGCTGGAGAACATCATCGAGGCGCCGATGGCGGTGCGCGGTGTGCCGCGTACGCAGGCCGAACAGCAGGCGCGCGTGCTGCTGGAGCGCGTCGGTCTGGCGGACAGGGCCGATGCGTTCCCGCGCCAGCTGTCAGGTGGCCAGCAGCAGCGCATCGCCATCGCCCGTGCACTGGCCCTGCAGCCGAAGGTGCTGCTGTTCGATGAGCCGACGTCGGCGCTGGACCCGGAACTGGTGGCCGAAGTGCTCAGCGTGATCGAAGAGCTCGCCCGTTCCGGCACCACGCTGGTGATCGTCACCCACGAACTCGGCTTCGCCCGCCGCGTTGCCGACCACGTGGTGATGATGGACCAGGGCCGGGTGATCGAGCAGGGCACGCCCGAGGCCGTATTCGAACACCCGCGCCAGCAGCGCACCGCCGATTTTCTCGCCAAGACCCTCTGATCCGGATGTGACCCCCATGAGTCCTGCAACGTCCCGTCGTCCCTCGCGCAGCACCCTGCTGGTCATCGCTGTGCTTGTCATCGGCATTGCCGGCATCGTCTATTCACGGGCACGGCATGCCCCGGAGGCCGTGCCCGCAGCGACCAGCAGCCTGGCCGGTGCCGGCGCGCCAGCGCTGCGGGGGACCGTGGATCCGAAAGCGCAGGCGCTGGTTCCGGCGGACTTCCGCTTCGTGACGCCGGGCACGTTGACCGTCGCGACGCATCCCGGTCAGTTGCCGCTGGCCGACTATGGCGCCGACAGCAAGGAAGTGATCGGCATCGAGCCGGACATCGCACGGCTGGTGGCCGATGCGCTGGGCCTGAAGCTGGTGGTGGTGCCGGTCGCCTGGGCCGACTGGCCGCTGGGACTGGAGTCGGGCAAGTACGACGCAGTGCTGTCCAACGTAACCGTGACCGAAGAGCGCAAGAAGAAGTTCGACTTCTCCAGCTACCGTTATGACCTGCTCGGCATCTATACGCGCACCGACGGGCCCATCCAGAAGATCGAGAAGCCGGCCGATGTCGCTGGCCTGAAGGTGGTGGTCGGTGCCAGCACCAACCAGGACCAGATCCTGCGGCAGTGGGATGCACAGAACATCGCGGCCGGGCTGGAGCCGGTGCAATACCAGTACTTCGATGATTCGGTGGTCGGCCGCCTGGCCGTGATCACCGGCCGGGCCGATGTGTCGTTCGAACCCAACGCCACCGGCGCGTACTCCGCGCGCGATGGCAAGGTGCGGCGCGTTGGCCTGTTTCCGGGCGGTTGGCCGAACGCTGCTGCGATCTCGGTCACCACGCGCAAGGGCAGCGGCCTGGCCGATGCGGTGACCCAGGCGCTCAATACCCAGATCGGCAGCGGCACCTACGCACAGGCACTGGCGCGCTGGAACGTGACCGAGGAAGCCGTGCCGCAGTCGCAGACCAACCCGCCGGGCTTGCCGGATCTCTGACGCCGTGCATGCCCCGGCACCAAGGCTGCTTCTGTAGAGCCGAGCCATGCTCGGCTGCTCTACCAACGCGCCTCCAGCGTCCTGAACGGCTTCGCCAACCGCACACCCTCGGCATCGAAGTCGGAAACGCTATGGCCGTCCACG harbors:
- a CDS encoding M20 aminoacylase family protein; translated protein: MNVLRRASLTVASTGPTGVLPEIAARADEAIAIRHDLHRHPELAFEEHRTSARVAELLQQWGYTVTTGVGGTGVVGTLQRGQGSRRLGLRADIDALPIQEASGLPYASQNEGRMHACGHDGHTAILLSAAHYLARHGRIDGTLQLVFQPAEETGSGASRMLADGLFERFPVDAIYGLHNWPGVPVGHFGFVDGPAMASVDWARLRVIGKGGHGAEPQGSVDPILAAAHIVTALQSVVSRNVDPRQMGVVTVGSIHGGQAANVIPDVVELTLTVRAYLPDVRDTLRRRVTELAEQTAAAFGARAEIEFPRGFPSVINHPQQTAYIREVALQGFGAGQVLDAFAPRTASEDFAFLLQARPGSFVFVGNGDSASLHSPRYVFNDAVIAPAASLWARLAEHYLVEDAA
- a CDS encoding GNAT family N-acetyltransferase, with amino-acid sequence MSTAPFEERFLYTSVDDPLARPLFDGLEQEYDSRYADVRRRIGGSAREELQRYPAQAFAAPVGAFVLLLREGVAISGGAFMPHRDPDTAEFKRIWTLPGLRRQGIARRVLQELEDQAARQGYRRVYLTTGFRQPEAVGLYLSHGYTALFDLSADPESIAHLPFEKQLRAPARPPASSTAAVQGVHA
- a CDS encoding ABC transporter permease subunit, which encodes MSTPSTAIEGLAARPAPALKIVPARHPLQVFGTVLALALILIGLQSVLGNPRWGWGTFAEWFFARPVLEGLGRTLLLTALGTGLGFALGTLLALARVSGSPLLSAVSWGYVWLFRSIPLLVLLLLLNNLGYLYSTIELGIPFTGISLFSYPTTQLIGVFTAAVLGLTLNQAAFSAEVIRGGILSVDHGQYEAAAALGLPRGRQVRRIILPQAMRSILPAAFNDVIGLAKSTSVVYVLALPELFYTVQVIYRRNLEVVPLLMVATVWYLVILTVLSLLQRRVEQRFARGQLQRERSVSRVSSPAPRAASPAAVRPRIASAAEAGQGAPISLHGVGKAFDGQPVLEDITLELRGGSVTVLIGPSGAGKSTLLRLINHLERADNGFVSVGGQLIGYRRDGDTLYELPEREIRRRRAEVGMVFQGFNLFPHLTALENIIEAPMAVRGVPRTQAEQQARVLLERVGLADRADAFPRQLSGGQQQRIAIARALALQPKVLLFDEPTSALDPELVAEVLSVIEELARSGTTLVIVTHELGFARRVADHVVMMDQGRVIEQGTPEAVFEHPRQQRTADFLAKTL
- a CDS encoding ABC transporter substrate-binding protein, which produces MSPATSRRPSRSTLLVIAVLVIGIAGIVYSRARHAPEAVPAATSSLAGAGAPALRGTVDPKAQALVPADFRFVTPGTLTVATHPGQLPLADYGADSKEVIGIEPDIARLVADALGLKLVVVPVAWADWPLGLESGKYDAVLSNVTVTEERKKKFDFSSYRYDLLGIYTRTDGPIQKIEKPADVAGLKVVVGASTNQDQILRQWDAQNIAAGLEPVQYQYFDDSVVGRLAVITGRADVSFEPNATGAYSARDGKVRRVGLFPGGWPNAAAISVTTRKGSGLADAVTQALNTQIGSGTYAQALARWNVTEEAVPQSQTNPPGLPDL